The genomic region TTGGCATGGTTGGTCCATCCATAACATATTTCTTTGAGCGTAGACCGAGAAGTTTACTAGCCAAAGTGATAATACTTTACAATAACGTTAAGCAGCATGTGAAGCTGTGTATTTGCCACAGCCAACATTTCTTGACTTAGATAAAAATAACCCAAATATCAACCGTACGCCATAGCGTCTTGTGTCACGCGTTTCCCAAAAAGGTATTTATGCAGACTATAGAGCATGCACTTTCATGTCAGGCCTTTATTAATGAGTTTTCACTGACAATGTCATGGCGGTTCCCCAAaatttataatcaaaacaaGCAGGTATGTTTATTCTTTATCAAGAACGTTTAGGGGACATATCCTAGACTGAGGATCcatgattgttttaaatcagtaaagccaacaagtttttttttattgactgTTCCAACATGTATTATTGAAACTGgtaatttaataaatacacgAAGTCTGAGTTTCTAATCATGTTATGTTGGGTGTCATTCGTTCAGTGTTACTTTAGTTTGTAAACTAAAAAGTACTCGTAAATGAGTAACAATATCGATCGCAATGCCATTTTGTACTCTAAAAAGCTCATTTTTTTAGCGCCCCACATCCCTATTGAAAACATAAAGATATTTGTGTAACGTGCGACcgtgaaacaaacaccaacagatcccttcagggaaaagcatgctcgaccctgaaggggtcaactggtctttatatacacaaacttctctattctcacataggctttgctaatttgcatattaccaagcTGACATACGTACTacgaacgtacttccgttttttATGGAACATTATGACGCACATCCGCCTACAGCgactttcccctccgagaagactcgtcccgagtggcagttgtcattatcccaccgctgccaccatttgtaaagTGTAACGTCGAACAAACACCAGATAGCAGAGCTTTCTGgcataatgaaacaaacaccaacagatcccttcagggaaaggCATGcacgaccctgaaggggtcaactggtctttatatacactaacttctctattctcacatagcccgggctttgctcatttgcatattaccaagttGACATACGTACTACGAAcgcacttccgttttatacggaacattatgaacgcacatccgcctacagcggaccgttacatttgCTTGTCATGTTAATGGTTTGTTCAAAGCTTTAAAACTTACGTCATAAAGATTCTAACGTTCATGTTATCCGTTATTCATGTTACTACGTCCGTTTAATGACCTCCTTCAATCTTACTGTTCTCATGCTACTCGTATGAACCCAAACTAATAAACAGAGAAGCGCTTTTCATTTATTggattcaaaatatgtttattaatcaAAGTCCTCCATTTACAAAACTCTTGGCCCGGAAAATGTGCTATCATCTGGTTTGGACAATGATGAACGCGTtacagatttgttttcaaattccGCATCATGCTCATGTTAATACAGAAACTAATTtcctaataattatttattgtgtagTTGTTAAGTAATATCACTAGTATGATTCACTACTCTTTTTCAGATTCCTCCAGATTTTCAAGAAAGATCTGTGACGTCAACACAAGACGTGGTCTTTCAGAACGAAAGTTTTCAGTCCACATACAATGACCAACCGCCAACGTTAAAAAGGCAAACTAACACTGAATCTGGTTACGTTAATATTGGACAGGACATAGCAATAACAGAACTCCCAAATTCTGCATCTATTGATGACAATGCCTCCCTAGAGTACATGGCTTCGGAAAAAGAGACGTCAGATGCGTACAATGTGATAAGTCACAAAATGTGTGACCTCCGGGAACGACTTGAGAATGAGAAAGACAAAACAAGTCGGTTACTCACAGCAAATGATCAGTTAAAGGCAGAACTTGAGCAGTTTAAAGGCGAAAACGAGGAACTATTGACAAGGTTTGATATTGGTCATTGAAGTCCTTGTATTCTGTTCCTTCGGGGTCCTTGAACACCGCTTATTGACTCTTAAAAAGAACACTGATTAAGCCGATGGTAGAGGGCTTTGTCACAGTGTTGCGCAAACCATTGATGTCAATAAGCACATTCGATGAAAATACAATCcttttgtgtatattttcatCCCGTAGGAGGGCATTCTCAAATTGCATTTCTATGCTTCAAATCTGACATTGAATTGACTGTAAAACGAATTTTAATCAAGAGTGTTATGTTTGGAATATAATCGATATCATAAATTGTATGAGATAAGAATATAACTTTtggaataaaatgttaaacaggTTAATGTTatgcaaatacaataatatttttaattgtttgtgcTGTGTTAAtcagaatttgtttttatttaaatattcatctTTGTAGATTGAGTAAGATTGCAGGAGATAGACTGACGACAGACAACCCCAATATTACAGATCTTAGCGATCCGAACAGACCTTTGAAACTTGGTGAAAAGTACAGTGAACTTTATGACAACGAGTGGACCGACGCGTTTGACTGTTTGACCGAAAGTGGCTACACTGAGGATGAAGCGATTGAGACACTGTACCTCACGTTATTGGTACGAGTTCGGTTTTCCCCATTTCTTGATGTGTCATTCCCTCATTCATCATTCAATCAATAAAACGTTGCGCTAAATGTGCATAGTTAATAACGAACGCCATTaattaaaacttcataaatttttcatattttttcttcatacaaacagttaaaatgaaaaatatttttgtataactATTACCGAACTAGTATGCTTACAATTTTCGTATTACAAAGTTTCCAGATAGAATTATTTATCTTATAGTTAATTACAATTTTCCCTTCATTAGAATGTATTTGAGTTTTGCGAGAAGAAAGCCAAACAGATGCTTAAGAAAACAGATGATGCTGTTAACCTACTGTTTGATGAATACCGGAAGTCTGCAGTGCTCAAGGTAATACGACATGCATTGATTTGTTTGCCTGTTCATTCCCCcgttgaaatattatataacttACCTGGCATATGGAAAAGCGTTCAGAAGTGTCGTATCACACACTGTTATCTGCTTCCGTACCAAACTGTCATAAAGCGCAAGCACGAATCTACTTCCGCAATACTGtgcaaaattaaaaatgacTCTTTGCTTGCTTGCGTACAGAAACATTGCATTAAACCCTTAGTCAAATTGAATACGGGCTCTATGCAAACATACAAAGTGATCACACGGATCAACGAGTAATATGACATTCTCTTTTTATGTAAtctctttaaatagttttacataGAATcagttgtttaaactttattccTGCAACTTTCTTTATTATCCACCTATTTTCCAAGGTTGTATGACGACTAATTTTATACAATGAATTTGCTTTATAGGACGTTCCTGTTCATCTGACGATGTCCCGTAAACAGGTATGCAAATTCAAGTACATTAAACAGAGCGTTGtgcatatacaaatacaaaataaaatactactactaaaactactactgctgctacttctactactactactactactactactactactactactactactactaccactactaccactaccactaccactaccactaccactactccTCCTCCTccccctcctcctcctcctcctcctcctcctactactactactactactacttctactactactactactactactactactactactcctcctccttctcctcctcctcctcctccaccaccaccaccaccaccaccaccaccaccaccaccaccaccaccaccaccaccacaaccaccaccaccaccaccaccaccaccaccaccaccaccaccaccaccactactactactactactactcctcctcctcctcctcctcctcctcctactactactactactactacttcttctactactactacttctactactactactactactactactactactactactactactactactactactactactactactactactactactactactactactcctcctactactactactacttcttctactactactactactactactactactactactaccttctactactactactactactactaccactaccactaccactaccactaccactactactcctcctcctcctcctcctcctactactactactactactactcctcctcctcctcctcctactactactactacttcttctacactacatctactactactactactactactactactactactactactactactactactactactactactactactactactactactactactactactactactactactactactactactactactactactactactactactactactactccttctcctcctactactactactactactactactactactcctcctcctcctactactactactactactactactaccactaccactaccactaccactactactactactactactactactactactacaactactactactactactactacttctactcgtatgttttcctttttcaaTTGAAGCTTGCAAAATATTGTAAAGAGCAGTCGACTATAGAAGACATGCAGCTTCAAAAAAGATGGGAACCTAGCAGACAAAGTTACGTTGATAAAAACGAACCGGAAAACGATAAGGAAGCTGTAAGTACACTGTATCATGTTCAAATGACTGAAAATGCACTATGGTTATTACAGCATTAAAACTTTGTAATTCACTTAAATAATGTGTAAACACTGGCACAACTGTGTTAAACAACTGTTATTCTATTAGGACAATATGTTTAAAGAGTGTTTGGctaaacacattttcaatgaattttgaatatttgcatCACGtgataaacaaaaaaggacTTTATCTAAATTAACAGGAATCAAAACACGTAAAAGTTGAAGAACAGATGACGAAAGTGAGAAAAGAAGTTTCACATTCTATATTGCCAATCGTGCAAAGGGTGAGTGGATGCATTTATTAACATCAATCTGCAAACATAGAGTGTTACAAAACATTTCCCCAGCGAGCGGTAATTGGTACACACTGCAACCGTTTCAAAATAGGATGTTTAAATACTGAGCGGCCATACAGTTTGTATAATATTGATACCGGCGCCTACGTCCACAACACTAATTATTCTCCCCccataaaacagcaacaacaacaacaacaacaacaacaacaacaacaacaaaaagtaacaaCATGAGGCGGCCAGAATTATATCGGGGGCAACTCGACTAGTATCTCTAACCAATCTTTATGTTGAAACTGGAATCGAACCACTCAAAGAAAGGCGacgtaaacataaacttatcctattttacaagatgtttcactCCCTTGCACCAGCATATCTAACTTCACTAATTCCAACAAGAGTTGGCGATACTACCTCGTATAACCTTCGAAATGCAGATAACCTTCGGaacatttcatgcaaatcaCAGTTGTTGACGAGTTCATTTCTGCCATCAACTATATCCGCATGGAACGCACTCCCGGAAGAAATTCGTTCATCGCCATCCGTAccttctttcaaatacaaacttaacaAGAACACGAAACAAGTTCCTGACTTCTACTACGAAGGTGACCGCAAATCCTGTGTCAATCACGCGAGGTTACGTATGCACTGTAGCAATCTTAATGAACATctattctcaaaaaatattgtaaacagtccTAATTGTCAATGCggtgaaattgaggacacctttcactttttcttcacctATCCATTATATAGCGTCCAAAGAAATCATCTAATTTTTCAGTTATCCACCGTTGGGCATTTGTCTCTTCAGCTGTTACTCTTTGGGTCGAAGGAAGCCTCATATCAAAAGAACAAACTTATCTTTGATAGCGTCCAGAACTACATACGCCAATCTAAACGTTTTTGAGTACACATTATAACAAACCTTATCCCAATCCCGATTTGACCAGTGCCTGTACCACCTCTCTCGTTCAGCTTCCTTTTATTCTATCGTTATCTTTCCCTCCTTCTAACTAAATGATTTCAgactaaaacaacttgttttacataccatagtttacacaatacgactataagattatatttattcgagTCACCGTAACTTGCGCACTAGCCTAAGCAGCGTAAATGACCTacagaagcgagacatagtataagccttaaggctttcttctcaattctgtttacactattgttttgtgcataattaacatattcgttgtttatatgcattacatatttggtctttgttaacgttgattatgctcaaatttgttaaactaaactaattgtaaatattatatcgaaataaatattgtttaaaccaacaaaaagtaaaaaacacacacaacatcacacaaaaaaacaagcaaCAACAACCAcaccaacaacagcaacagcaattAACTGTAGGTAAGGCCGCCACGTCTTCAAACTAAAGATAGTTATTCTTTCTTTATTCCGTAGGCTTACATGGAGGCGAGCTGGCGGAAGCAGTGTGTACATGGCCTCAAACCCTTCATTCTGCAGTGTCTTTACGTCGGTTGGATGATGGTCGTTCAAAGTCCACCTATGTGTTTTAAAACAGCTTTGCGGGGCGACAAGTTTGATTcaaatagtttcaaacaatacacCTGTACAGGATCAATAGTGGATTTTGTTGTTTGGCCTGCGCTCATGCTGCATCAATGCGGGCCTGTGGTTGGGAAAGGCGTGGCTCAGCCAGAAAAGCACCAATAATCAagtgtatttttaaaagatgAGGAAGTGTTTTCATATAACTGAAAATGATGAAATAGTTTtagtatttttatgtaactgAAAATGAAGGAATTATATGTCTGTGCAATTGCATGGTATTAACTTACTAATGAGGCTTAAGATATTGACATAAGTATATTGTATCTGATGAATGTTACGACAAAGAGTAGCAATAATCGACCTTGTTGGTCTAGTTTAACGAtactatttgttttttattaaacaatatgaaCCCGTGATATATTATTCGATGTGTTTCTTGCATTTAAAATGTCgatgtatttttaacataacaGTATTAAGGCAATCGTGTGTGATAATGGAGTCAAAAAGCCGTTGATGGCATTGTTGCATAGCGCCTCAGCACAAATCGAAATAAACAAAGACTTTTAACatacatgttatatcatttgttttaattatatgcttagccacaccaaattgataacttgttcatcggatttttttccaaaaaataatgcagcgagcgagcgaaataataataaaaatatttgttttgcatttagcaaaaaagaggagcgagcgaagagcgaacaaatatatgtagtcatttaactcacttttgctcacattttattcacttattaactaaacaatgatattgtaaacagtgcaaggataacatccagtgaaagaatgataacactacaAGATAATTCTTTagaaatattagttttgagatcaaacaaatgctatttgagatcaagcaaatgtatttctttgaactatttcataaatgagagaactcaaaaccagttttccagtttttaaaacctttttgaaaagttttttttttcaaaataccctatgcatggctaagttaaagcctggacaTAATcgccaatggtcacagccacctgcctgcCCAATGAACCATATCCAAATCTATTAACTTAAGGTTTTCAAATTTTCCTTAggaaaactttgttaaaaataattctctattaaaatacattgtcatatctcatgccatggaaatgactagaccgggtgacttgaataaaaaaataactcacaaaatcaatataggcatttgcaatcaaatataaactacagctatcactcttgcttTGACTACACGATTGGCCTTGGAAGCCATTTAAGTTCtggaagagaatttacaaaaaacctacaccttattgtaaaccatttcagctGAAAAAATGTCGCAGAAAATTCAAGCCAGCGCCAGATTGATTTTAAGCTTTCTCAGATCTTAAcgcctatcttttttaaacttgcagatTTTCCGTGattttttagatatcttgttaAAATTAAGACAagttataaaaaacataaacatataaacaaaagacacttttacttcttttgtactgcaaatactgattgtgtcaatttttatatatggcaaaaaaatatttcaagaaaatacaagaatatgcaatattttttcatagacaaaaaccaatcagcataaatatttaacacttgaatgatttctatatatattatagatatacacatgaacatcttaaaaatctacaaacatttattcgcaacacaaagtgtgattaatacctttttccaatcacacaccattttgtttttatcctttttgactaatatttacaaaatatacacaatccggcttgtttgatgtttttgtgtgaatggtaaaactcatgggattgcatgaagcacatatgaatgtcagtcaggttaatTTTTAGCGCATTCCTACTGTCCACGAACATTGACTCATCGCCGACCAAGGCCTCCACCACAAGCACGCCCTCTTTGCCTCAtggggacaggaatttcatgatccgctgtgtcggaggaatctgaaattttaatattaaagcaatattatacataaatgttcattttagtataatgtagtatgaattactgaaacagtttgatgataacacaagaaaggtggtgctcgtttctttattttctattactgtacatgaattgcatatgaattaaataaacacagtatactctgatctgtagcaaaataaaaacaaacatgcataaatcattaaatgtataattatttttgaaggaaacaaataatacaaaaaaatacattatatttgctatattaacagcaaaacaacaaagaagttaaaatacacacctgCAGTTTTTATCTGGTGTAGTAGGTATAGATGAccgattggaaactgtcttttcactgtaaCGGTTATCCGAATttccgtcaaacatgtccgaaccaaattcaaactttggataatcactgtcattcacgataaatttcagcacttcttgcccagtatatatacgtttatttTAGAGGGAGCCAAATTAAAGCAAACACATTcgtccaaaatttaatcaaactttaaatggtggtagaattgtcatttgttaacgttattttcaagaatcaggaagtgttttgccaatttagtctcgttcatctagacgcttgtatccgggtctatatcgttcattgactctaattagagcggctgcatgattgattttttttcagatgatgcgggcgcaagtgataaaaaaaaaaaaatatttttttttgcatttctgAAGAAAAAGGTGtgggaaatccgatgaacaagttattaattaggtgtggccttaaattacaaatatacaatCTAAGATGAACAGTATCCAAATCTGTGTCTTGAAATGTTATCACGGTCTAAACTCTTGTCTTCAAAGACATTCCTTAAAGAAAACCTGCCTCTTACATTTTGAATTTCCTTCATAGACTGAAAGCTCAATGTTAACATCCATGTACTAAATTGGCCATCACTTGAGACACTGCAGTATGAATAAAACACAGTCGAAACATTTGTAATCCAACAATTTATCGTTGAAATAATatccattttaaatataaaccacaTCATTAATTAAACTCATATGTAAGGCAATATAGGCCACTATGTTTCTGTATGGGCATTGGgagatttatatttattatagtaTTACTGTTGACAACTGTTGGTGTTTTTATGgttttgtcaaagtgtttgttatATCTATTCAAACTAAGTATGAACTTtcatttgaaagatattttcCGCACATGTCAAATTAtggtaagattgtttttatttgaaaccgACTTCTTATTTGCTATTGATCTAGGGCTGTTTTGAGTTTATACTATTCTATGTGTTATAACATTGATATGATGATTCGATTTACGGTTTGTATTAAATAGTGCTTAATAgaatcaatatataaatcactTCGTTTAAGTGGTTTACATGCGTGGAATCGTGATTTCTTTTGTTATAGTTCATGTCTTATGGCTTTATCGGCACTTCCGAAAACAATTCACTTACTGCGATCACTGTACATCTGTTTCCTGCATTGGTGGAAGTTTATACTTTCATTCTTATTGATTGCAGACAATTGACATCATTTACATCAAATTTGACGATCCGTTGCGGACATTAATGCACAAAAACTACTCTATATAATCTAATGAAAAACAATTGAATGTTTCTATGTATGATCTATTATCTAAAAAGCACATGGTACCAAGGCATGGTATTAAAGGAAGCATTTGACAGCCAGACGTCGTTTTCCTTTCCAACATGAGAGTTCTCGTTCTATCGCATACCCTCGGTTGTAATAATATGCTCTCATACAACTCCAACTGTTACAATCGTATTCAGCAACCGGTATCCAATCCTCAGTGAACGATGACCTGTCTTCTACAACCCTATACGTGCACTCCGTTAGACTGCTATCATTTCCGTTACACTTAGCCTTGGTTATAAACACATCCAACTTTCCAGGAAATCGTTCCATTATGTCGACCTCATTCTCAGCATCAGTTCCATTCAAAAGCAACCtgccttttccatatccaagcTGTTTACATACGATGGCTGCAAGTTGCTGTCGTTCTTCTATAACGCTATCGCGTAGGCAAATTGCGCCCTCTTTATCATCTATTGTGAACACAACAAGCCCATTATCTTCATCCGTTCCATTTACAAGGGCAAAAGAAAAAcctgtatttgaaaaaaagataacGTATTTATTATTATGCGTAATTAAAACGAAATATTAGAAGATACTAGTCCATTTTTCATAAAGAttaatgtacaaataaaattgTTAGTATACAAAGAAGACCAGACATCGGCACGCCGCACCCTTGTAACTATTGTGTGGAATGCAAAGGAAATGTTAGT from Mya arenaria isolate MELC-2E11 chromosome 3, ASM2691426v1 harbors:
- the LOC128228437 gene encoding uncharacterized protein LOC128228437 isoform X2, whose amino-acid sequence is MASEKETSDAYNVISHKMCDLRERLENEKDKTSRLLTANDQLKAELEQFKGENEELLTRLSKIAGDRLTTDNPNITDLSDPNRPLKLGEKYSELYDNEWTDAFDCLTESGYTEDEAIETLYLTLLNVFEFCEKKAKQMLKKTDDAVNLLFDEYRKSAVLKDVPVHLTMSRKQLAKYCKEQSTIEDMQLQKRWEPSRQSYVDKNEPENDKEAESKHVKVEEQMTKVRKEVSHSILPIVQRAYMEASWRKQCVHGLKPFILQCLYVGWMMVVQSPPMCFKTALRGDKFDSNSFKQYTCTGSIVDFVVWPALMLHQCGPVVGKGVAQPEKHQ
- the LOC128228437 gene encoding uncharacterized protein LOC128228437 isoform X1, giving the protein MGNNGSSRVANVPKTGNKTRNYKRGLEREADDLLNQFEEQITFWQKKIVKIRGQFDTTTKEDIIKYVYTQMKVAADDLLQKIPPDFQERSVTSTQDVVFQNESFQSTYNDQPPTLKRQTNTESGYVNIGQDIAITELPNSASIDDNASLEYMASEKETSDAYNVISHKMCDLRERLENEKDKTSRLLTANDQLKAELEQFKGENEELLTRLSKIAGDRLTTDNPNITDLSDPNRPLKLGEKYSELYDNEWTDAFDCLTESGYTEDEAIETLYLTLLNVFEFCEKKAKQMLKKTDDAVNLLFDEYRKSAVLKDVPVHLTMSRKQLAKYCKEQSTIEDMQLQKRWEPSRQSYVDKNEPENDKEAESKHVKVEEQMTKVRKEVSHSILPIVQRAYMEASWRKQCVHGLKPFILQCLYVGWMMVVQSPPMCFKTALRGDKFDSNSFKQYTCTGSIVDFVVWPALMLHQCGPVVGKGVAQPEKHQ